One window from the genome of Vidua chalybeata isolate OUT-0048 chromosome 3, bVidCha1 merged haplotype, whole genome shotgun sequence encodes:
- the TMEM244 gene encoding transmembrane protein 244, producing the protein MALKVKTAETKVVLVNLLICIIVFYTVYYVVLSVCFAVFRIKMLDGLAPFDFKTNPSWINPYYLVLVISLEITFFLCGLLFALVVEEWVWDYAVTVTIIHIIITSAVMSEFPLMLHWWLALGSGVISMICGGQILAYCLFKDNFIYPILDDF; encoded by the exons ATGGCTCTCAAGGTCAAAACTGCTGAAACCAAG GTTGTTCTGGTGAACCTGTTGATATGCATAATAGTTTTCTACACTGTGTACTATGTGGTCCTCTCTGTGTGCTTTGCAGTATTCAG GATTAAAATGTTGGATGGTTTGGCAccttttgattttaaaacaaatcccTCATGGATTAACCCATATTATTTAG ttctTGTGATATCCTTGGAAATAACTTTCTTCCTTTGTGGTCTGCTCTTTGCCCTGGTTGTGGAAGAATGGGTTTGGGACTATGCTGTAACAGTTACTATTATTCATATCATCATAACATCAGCTG TTATGTCTGAATTCCCCCTGATGTTACACTGGTGGCTGGCATTAG GATCTGGAGTAATTTCAATGATTTGTGGAGGACAGATTTTGGCATATTGCTTGTTCAAAGACAACTTCATTTACCCAATTCTAGATGACTTCTGA